DNA sequence from the Burkholderiales bacterium genome:
GGCCGTCGCTGCATCTTCACGTCGGACAACTCCTCGTCGACGAGCCACTTGCCGCGGAAGGCGATGGCCGACGAGACCGGCATGGTGAAGCCGCGGCTCGTGAACTCTCCGTCGCCGGCGACCGGTGCCACGGCGCGTCCGGCGGCCGAAGCTCAGCGCTTCGCGTGCGGACTCACGTAGTCGCCGACCGGCGTGCGGAACGCGACGTTCATCCGGTTCCAGCCGTTGATCGCGACGATCGCGAGCGTGAGGTCGACGAGCGCCTTCTCGTCGAAGTGCGCGCGCGCGGTCGCGTACACGTCGTCGGGCACGTCGCCGCCGGTGAGGAGCGTGACCGCCTCGGTCCAGGCCAGGGCGGCGCGCTCGCGCTCGCTGTAGCAGCGCGCCTCGCGCCAGACCGGCAGGAGGTAGAGGCGCTGCTCG
Encoded proteins:
- a CDS encoding carboxymuconolactone decarboxylase family protein gives rise to the protein MQPRLDYKAASPEAFRAMLHTEQQVHKSGLEEPLLELVKSRASQLNGCAWCLDMHTKDARARGETEQRLYLLPVWREARCYSERERAALAWTEAVTLLTGGDVPDDVYATARAHFDEKALVDLTLAIVAINGWNRMNVAFRTPVGDYVSPHAKR